The following are encoded together in the Triticum dicoccoides isolate Atlit2015 ecotype Zavitan chromosome 6B, WEW_v2.0, whole genome shotgun sequence genome:
- the LOC119324316 gene encoding vesicle-associated membrane protein 711-like, whose translation MGKKIQYAVVARGAAVLAEHGAGGTTTNAGAVARQILERLHAAGGGAAADCRVSYTQGLYVFHVMRADGLTALCMTDDDATAASGRRIPFAFLEDIHGKFVKTYGRAALTALAYAMNDEFSRVLSKQMDYYSNDPNADCITRMKGEMDQVRSIMIDNIDKVLERGDRLEMLVDKTTTMQGNTMRFKRQARRFRNTVWWRNVKLTAAVILILLAIIYIVLAYMCHGFTLPSCVR comes from the exons ATGGGAAAGAAGATCCAGTACGCGGTGGTGGCGCGGGGCGCGGCGGTGCTGGCGGAGCACGGCGCGGGGGGCACAACCACCAACGCGGGTGCCGTCGCGCGGCAGATCCTCGAGCGCCTCCACGCCGCCGGCGGAGGCGCCGCCGCCGACTGCCGCGTCTCCTACACCCAGGGCCTCTACGTCTTCCACGTGATGCGCGCCGACGGCCTCACCGCGCTCTGCATGACCGACGACGACGCCACCGCCGCGTCGGGAC GACGGATTCCCTTTGCGTTTCTCGAAGACATCCATGGAAAGTTTGTCAAGACGTATGGTCGTGCAGCTCTCACGGCTCTTGCTTACGCAATGAACGACGAGTTCTCAAGGGTTTTGAGCAAGCAAATGGACTATTACTCGAACGACCCCAATGCCGATTGCATAACCCGCATGAAGGGTGAAATGGATCAG GTGCGGAGTATTATGATCGATAACATCGACAAGGTGCTGGAGAGAGGTGATCGTCTGGAGATGTTGGTCGACAAGACCACAACTATGCAAGGAAACACGATGCGGTTCAAGCGGCAAGCTCGCCGTTTCAGGAACACCGTGTGGTGGAGAAATGTGAAGCTCAC AGCCGCGGTGATACTCATCCTACTGGCGATCATATACATCGTGCTGGCCTACATGTGCCACGGCTTCACCCTGCCTTCCTGCGTCCGCTAA